Proteins from one Hoplias malabaricus isolate fHopMal1 chromosome 2, fHopMal1.hap1, whole genome shotgun sequence genomic window:
- the dctn1a gene encoding dynactin subunit 1a isoform X4 yields the protein MSADGGAKPAKVGSLVEVIGKGQRGTVAYVGATLFASGKWVGVILDEPKGKNDGTVQGKTYFTCKENHGIFVRQSQIQLIEEGGSSATSPDTPESGVSRLPRKEIQETPGKGIKQTPTARKSAVRRSTKTGRPSALGSVPDLTENEPATPSQTALGAPIMPQPSGTPGGSSHATSTKEEEALRAQVKDLEEKLETLKMKRAEDKAKLKELEKHKIQLEQLQEWKSKMQEQQNELQKQLKEAKREAKEALEAKERYMEEMADTSDAIEMATLDKEMAEERAESLQQEVEGLKEKVEELTMDLEILKHEIEEKGSDGAASSYHVKQLEEQNSRLKEALVRMRDLSASEKQEHLKLQKQMEKKNSELETLRVQKEKLQEEMKEAEATIDELKEQVDAALGAEEMVETLTGRNLDLEEKVREMRETVSDLEAMNEMNDELQENARETELELREQLDLAGARVREANKRVEAAQETVADYQQTINKYRELTAHLQEVNRELTSQQSASAEQLQQPPTELFDFKIKFAETKAYAKAIEMELRKMEVSQANRHVSLLTSFMPESFLRHGGDHDCVLVLLLIPRLICKAELIIKQAQEKFDLNGNIVDRTGQRGPAGEQQSFATGLVYSLTLLQATLHKYEQALNQCSVEVYKRMGTLFSEMSVHERCLDFFIDLLHKDQLDETVQVEPLTKAIKYYQQLYGIHLAEQTEDCTVQLADHIKFIQSALDCMGAEVGRLRAFLQPGQEGTEFTLLLKDLDTSCGDIRQFCKKIRRRMPGTDAPGIPAALSYPPQVSEVLVDCRKQMARVLAVLQEVAAAGAQTIAPLAEQEGLSSLKLEDLTFKAVEQVYGSHGLNPQECLRQSCSAVIATMNKMATAMQEGEYDSEKPQRVPPPVESRAAALRAEITDAEGLGLKLEDRETVIKELKKSLKIKGEELSEANVRLSLLEKKLDTSTKDADERVEKIQTKLDEALTLLKKKEKEFEETMDALQADIDQLEAEKAELKQRLSSQTRVAVEGVRGSPASGIASIVTGTAAGGGIVGGISGSVQVVDSPLMRQQIDVQRLAIKHLKNENYRLKAEKMKAQLASLPPLNTPNLSQRIKEGALTEGAAGSLYRKTDLLLNNLLKMSAGVRVVDITGKTPVSASAQLLEQMARLQSLSEALDKLKSEVSEHIVSQQSGAQVCSDFATFPSSPFIKAEEEKRRCGTVLVGKVMIPCSRGKEQAHSLILTHPQLQQVHHLLMT from the exons ATGAGTGCTGATGGAGGAGCAAAACCTGCAAAAGTGGGATCATTGGTAGAGGTGATTGGTAAAGGCCAACGGGGCACTGTCGCATATGTTGGAGCCACTCTCTTCGCCTCTGGGAAATGGGTCGGTGTCATACTTGACGAACCAAAGGGCAAGAATGATGGCACTGTGCAGGGGAAAACATACTTCACCTGCAAAGAGAATCATGGTATTTTCGTACGTCAGTCCCAG ATCCAGTTGATTGAAGAAGGTGGAAGCTCTGCTACATCTCCAGACACACCTGAGTCAGGTGTCTCCAGACTGCCTCGGAAAG AAATTCAAGAAACCCCAGGAAAAGGAATAAAGCAG ACTCCAACTGCAAGGAAG TCAGCTGTGCGTCGTAGTACAAAG ACTGGTCGTCCCTCTGCTCTTGGATCTGTTCCTGATTTGACGGAGAATGAGCCTGCTACACCTTCCCAAACTGCACTGGGTGCTCCCATAATGCCACAGCCCAGCGGAACCCCTGGAGGCTCTTCCCATGCAACCTCCACCAAG gaggaGGAGGCCCTGAGAGCTCAGGTGAAGGACCTGGAGGAGAAACTGGAGACTCTGAAAATGAAGCGAGCTGAAGACAAGGCAAAGCTCAAGGAGCTGGAGAAGCACAAAATTCAACTGGAGCAGTTGCAGGAGTGGAAGAGCAAGATGCAGGAACAGCAGAATGAGCTTCAGAAACAGCTAAAAGAGGCCAAGAGG GAAGCTAAGGAAGCCCTGGAGGCAAAGGAACGTTACATGGAGGAAATGGCAGACACTTCAGACGCTATAGAGATGGCAACACTGGATAAAGAGATGGCGGAAGAGAGGGCTGAGTCTCTGCAACAAGAGGTTGAGGGGTTAAAGGAGAAAGTGGAGGAGTTAACCATGGACCTAGAGATCCTCAAACATGAGATAGAGGAGAAAG GTTCAGATGGGGCAGCGTCTAGTTATCATGTGAAGCAGCTAGAGGAACAGAACAGCCGGCTAAAAGAGGCTCTGGTCAG AATGAGGGATCTATCTGCATCAGAGAAGCAGGAGCATTTGAAACTTCAGAAACAGATGGAGAAGAAGAACTCTGAGCTTGAGACTCTGAGAGTTCAGAAAGAGAAGCTGCAGGAAGAGATGAAAGAGGCTGAAGCCACGATTGATGAGCTGAAAGAGCAG GTGGATGCTGCTCTGGGAGCAGAAGAAATGGTGGAGACTCTGACTGGAAGAAATCTGGATTTGGAggaaaaagtgagagaaatgagagagactGTCAGTGACTTG GAAGCAATGAATGAGATGAATGACGAGCTGCAGGAGAATGCAAGGGAGACTGAGCTGGAGCTCAGGGAGCAGTTGGATCTTGCTGGAGCTCGGGTTCGAGAGGCAAATAAAAGAGTGGAGGCAGCTCAGGAGACTGTGGCAGATTACCAGCAAACTATCAATAAATACAGAGAACTCACTGCTCACCTGCAG GAAGTGAATCGTGAGCTGACCAGTCAGCAGAGTGCTTCAGCAGAGCAGCTGCAACAGCCTCCCACTGAACTCTTCGACTTTAAGATCAAATTTGCTGAAACCAAAGCTTACGCCAAG gcCATAGAGATGGAGCTACGTAAGATGGAGGTATCTCAGGCAAACAGACATGTATCTTTGCTTACCTCCTTTATGCCTGAGTCATTCCTGAGACATGGAGGAGATCATGACTGTGTTTTGGTCCTGCTACTCATCCCCCGACTCATCTGCAAG GCTGAGTTGATCATTAAACAGGCTCAGGAGAAATTTGATCTTAACGGAAATATtgtggacaggacaggacagcgAGGACCAGCTGGAGAACAGCAGAGCTTTGCCACTGGACTTgtttactctctcactctcctacAGGCCACATTGCACAAATATGAGCA GGCTCTAAATCAATGCAGTGTGGAGGTCTATAAGCGAATGGGAACACTGTTCTCTGAGATGAGTGTTCATGAGAGATGTCTAGACTTCTTCATTGATCTTCTTCACAAAGACCAGCTTGATGAAACTGTCCAAGTGGAGCCACTCACCAAGGCCATCAAATACTACCAG CAACTGTATGGCATCCACCTGGCggaacagactgaagactgcaCCGTGCAGCTGGCTGATCATATTAAATTTATCCAGAGCGCTCTGGACTGCATGGGGGCAGAGGTTGGTCGTCTGCGGGCCTTCCTGCAGCCAGGACAGGAAGGGACAGAATTTACCCTTCTACTGAAGGACTTGGACACTTCCTGTGGAGATATACGTCAGTTTTGTAAGAAAATCCGCCGCAGGATGCCTGGCACAGATGCTCCAGGAATTCCTGCAGCACTCAGTTACCCGCCTCAG GTAAGTGAAGTTCTGGTGGACTGTAGGAAGCAGATGGCTAGAGTACTTGCTGTTCTGCAAGAAGTGGCAGCAGCTGGAGCTCAAACGATTGCTCCCCTCGCTGAACAGGAAGGCCTTTCCTCCCTCAAACTGGAGGACCTGACCTTTAAAGCAGTTGAacag GTTTATGGTTCTCACGGTCTGAACCCTCAAGAGTGTCTGCGTCAGTCATGCAGCGCTGTAATAGCAACAATGAACAAGATGGCCACTGCCATGCAGGAGGGAGAGTATGACTCAGAGAAACCCCAGCGAGTG CCTCCACCTGTAGAATCTCGAGCTGCTGCTTTGAGAGCTGAGATCACTGATGCTGAGGGACTGGGTCTGAAGTTGGAGGACAGAGAGACTGTTATCAAGGAGCTCAAAAAATCACTGAAAATCAAG GGAGAGGAACTGAGTGAGGCAAATGTGCGTCTGAGTTTGCTGGAGAAGAAACTGGACACATCCACTAAAGATGCAGATGAACGAGTGGAGAAGATCCAAACCAAACTGGACGAGGCTCTGACTCTgctgaagaagaaagagaa gGAGTTTGAGGAGACGATGGATGCTCTCCAGGCTGATATTGATCAGCTGGAGGCAGAGAAAGCGGAACTAAAGCAGAGACTCAGCAGCCAAACACGGGTCGCTGTTGAAGGTGTGCGCGGGTCCCCAGCATCCGGCATCGCTTCCATTGTTACGGGAACTGCAGCAG gaggaGGTATTGTGGGAGGTATATCTGGATCTGTTCAGGTGGTGGATTCTCCGCTCATGAGGCAGCAGATTGACGTCCAGAGACTCGCCATCAAACACTTGAAGAATGAAAACTACAGACTCAag GCTGAGAAGATGAAGGCTCAGCTGGCATCTCTTCCACCTCTCAACACCCCGAACTTGTCTCAGAGAATTAAGGAGGGTGCTCTGACTGAGGGGGCAGCAGGATCTTTGTATCGCAAAACTGACCTGCTCCTCAACAACCTGCTGAAAATGAGTGCAGGGGTCAGGGTTGTGGACATCACCGGAAAAACCCCAG TAAGTGCGAGTGCTCAGCTGTTAGAGCAGATGGCCAGATTGCAGTCTCTCAGTGAAGCTCTGGACAAACTGAag agtgaAGTATCTGAGCACATAGTAAGTCAGCAGTCAGGGGCTCAGGTTTGCTCAGATTTTGCCACATTCCCCTCATCTCCTTTCATCAAG GCCgaggaagagaagaggaggtgtggaacagtgttggTGGGTAAAGTGATGATCCCTTGCTCTCGTGGTAAAGAGCAGGCTCATTCACTCATCCTGACTCACCCTCAGCTCCAGCAAGTTCATCACCTCTTGATGACATAA
- the dctn1a gene encoding dynactin subunit 1a isoform X3, translating into MSADGGAKPAKVGSLVEVIGKGQRGTVAYVGATLFASGKWVGVILDEPKGKNDGTVQGKTYFTCKENHGIFVRQSQIQLIEEGGSSATSPDTPESGVSRLPRKEIQETPGKGIKQTPTARKSAVRRSTKTGRPSALGSVPDLTENEPATPSQTALGAPIMPQPSGTPGGSSHATSTKAESGISKQEEEALRAQVKDLEEKLETLKMKRAEDKAKLKELEKHKIQLEQLQEWKSKMQEQQNELQKQLKEAKREAKEALEAKERYMEEMADTSDAIEMATLDKEMAEERAESLQQEVEGLKEKVEELTMDLEILKHEIEEKGSDGAASSYHVKQLEEQNSRLKEALVRMRDLSASEKQEHLKLQKQMEKKNSELETLRVQKEKLQEEMKEAEATIDELKEQVDAALGAEEMVETLTGRNLDLEEKVREMRETVSDLEAMNEMNDELQENARETELELREQLDLAGARVREANKRVEAAQETVADYQQTINKYRELTAHLQEVNRELTSQQSASAEQLQQPPTELFDFKIKFAETKAYAKAIEMELRKMEVSQANRHVSLLTSFMPESFLRHGGDHDCVLVLLLIPRLICKAELIIKQAQEKFDLNGNIVDRTGQRGPAGEQQSFATGLVYSLTLLQATLHKYEQALNQCSVEVYKRMGTLFSEMSVHERCLDFFIDLLHKDQLDETVQVEPLTKAIKYYQQLYGIHLAEQTEDCTVQLADHIKFIQSALDCMGAEVGRLRAFLQPGQEGTEFTLLLKDLDTSCGDIRQFCKKIRRRMPGTDAPGIPAALSYPPQVSEVLVDCRKQMARVLAVLQEVAAAGAQTIAPLAEQEGLSSLKLEDLTFKAVEQVYGSHGLNPQECLRQSCSAVIATMNKMATAMQEGEYDSEKPQRVPPPVESRAAALRAEITDAEGLGLKLEDRETVIKELKKSLKIKGEELSEANVRLSLLEKKLDTSTKDADERVEKIQTKLDEALTLLKKKEKEFEETMDALQADIDQLEAEKAELKQRLSSQTRVAVEGVRGSPASGIASIVTGTAAGGGIVGGISGSVQVVDSPLMRQQIDVQRLAIKHLKNENYRLKAEKMKAQLASLPPLNTPNLSQRIKEGALTEGAAGSLYRKTDLLLNNLLKMSAGVRVVDITGKTPVSASAQLLEQMARLQSLSEALDKLKSEVSEHIVSQQSGAQVCSDFATFPSSPFIKAEEEKRRCGTVLVGKVMIPCSRGKEQAHSLILTHPQLQQVHHLLMT; encoded by the exons ATGAGTGCTGATGGAGGAGCAAAACCTGCAAAAGTGGGATCATTGGTAGAGGTGATTGGTAAAGGCCAACGGGGCACTGTCGCATATGTTGGAGCCACTCTCTTCGCCTCTGGGAAATGGGTCGGTGTCATACTTGACGAACCAAAGGGCAAGAATGATGGCACTGTGCAGGGGAAAACATACTTCACCTGCAAAGAGAATCATGGTATTTTCGTACGTCAGTCCCAG ATCCAGTTGATTGAAGAAGGTGGAAGCTCTGCTACATCTCCAGACACACCTGAGTCAGGTGTCTCCAGACTGCCTCGGAAAG AAATTCAAGAAACCCCAGGAAAAGGAATAAAGCAG ACTCCAACTGCAAGGAAG TCAGCTGTGCGTCGTAGTACAAAG ACTGGTCGTCCCTCTGCTCTTGGATCTGTTCCTGATTTGACGGAGAATGAGCCTGCTACACCTTCCCAAACTGCACTGGGTGCTCCCATAATGCCACAGCCCAGCGGAACCCCTGGAGGCTCTTCCCATGCAACCTCCACCAAG GCAGAGTCTGGGATTTCCAAACAG gaggaGGAGGCCCTGAGAGCTCAGGTGAAGGACCTGGAGGAGAAACTGGAGACTCTGAAAATGAAGCGAGCTGAAGACAAGGCAAAGCTCAAGGAGCTGGAGAAGCACAAAATTCAACTGGAGCAGTTGCAGGAGTGGAAGAGCAAGATGCAGGAACAGCAGAATGAGCTTCAGAAACAGCTAAAAGAGGCCAAGAGG GAAGCTAAGGAAGCCCTGGAGGCAAAGGAACGTTACATGGAGGAAATGGCAGACACTTCAGACGCTATAGAGATGGCAACACTGGATAAAGAGATGGCGGAAGAGAGGGCTGAGTCTCTGCAACAAGAGGTTGAGGGGTTAAAGGAGAAAGTGGAGGAGTTAACCATGGACCTAGAGATCCTCAAACATGAGATAGAGGAGAAAG GTTCAGATGGGGCAGCGTCTAGTTATCATGTGAAGCAGCTAGAGGAACAGAACAGCCGGCTAAAAGAGGCTCTGGTCAG AATGAGGGATCTATCTGCATCAGAGAAGCAGGAGCATTTGAAACTTCAGAAACAGATGGAGAAGAAGAACTCTGAGCTTGAGACTCTGAGAGTTCAGAAAGAGAAGCTGCAGGAAGAGATGAAAGAGGCTGAAGCCACGATTGATGAGCTGAAAGAGCAG GTGGATGCTGCTCTGGGAGCAGAAGAAATGGTGGAGACTCTGACTGGAAGAAATCTGGATTTGGAggaaaaagtgagagaaatgagagagactGTCAGTGACTTG GAAGCAATGAATGAGATGAATGACGAGCTGCAGGAGAATGCAAGGGAGACTGAGCTGGAGCTCAGGGAGCAGTTGGATCTTGCTGGAGCTCGGGTTCGAGAGGCAAATAAAAGAGTGGAGGCAGCTCAGGAGACTGTGGCAGATTACCAGCAAACTATCAATAAATACAGAGAACTCACTGCTCACCTGCAG GAAGTGAATCGTGAGCTGACCAGTCAGCAGAGTGCTTCAGCAGAGCAGCTGCAACAGCCTCCCACTGAACTCTTCGACTTTAAGATCAAATTTGCTGAAACCAAAGCTTACGCCAAG gcCATAGAGATGGAGCTACGTAAGATGGAGGTATCTCAGGCAAACAGACATGTATCTTTGCTTACCTCCTTTATGCCTGAGTCATTCCTGAGACATGGAGGAGATCATGACTGTGTTTTGGTCCTGCTACTCATCCCCCGACTCATCTGCAAG GCTGAGTTGATCATTAAACAGGCTCAGGAGAAATTTGATCTTAACGGAAATATtgtggacaggacaggacagcgAGGACCAGCTGGAGAACAGCAGAGCTTTGCCACTGGACTTgtttactctctcactctcctacAGGCCACATTGCACAAATATGAGCA GGCTCTAAATCAATGCAGTGTGGAGGTCTATAAGCGAATGGGAACACTGTTCTCTGAGATGAGTGTTCATGAGAGATGTCTAGACTTCTTCATTGATCTTCTTCACAAAGACCAGCTTGATGAAACTGTCCAAGTGGAGCCACTCACCAAGGCCATCAAATACTACCAG CAACTGTATGGCATCCACCTGGCggaacagactgaagactgcaCCGTGCAGCTGGCTGATCATATTAAATTTATCCAGAGCGCTCTGGACTGCATGGGGGCAGAGGTTGGTCGTCTGCGGGCCTTCCTGCAGCCAGGACAGGAAGGGACAGAATTTACCCTTCTACTGAAGGACTTGGACACTTCCTGTGGAGATATACGTCAGTTTTGTAAGAAAATCCGCCGCAGGATGCCTGGCACAGATGCTCCAGGAATTCCTGCAGCACTCAGTTACCCGCCTCAG GTAAGTGAAGTTCTGGTGGACTGTAGGAAGCAGATGGCTAGAGTACTTGCTGTTCTGCAAGAAGTGGCAGCAGCTGGAGCTCAAACGATTGCTCCCCTCGCTGAACAGGAAGGCCTTTCCTCCCTCAAACTGGAGGACCTGACCTTTAAAGCAGTTGAacag GTTTATGGTTCTCACGGTCTGAACCCTCAAGAGTGTCTGCGTCAGTCATGCAGCGCTGTAATAGCAACAATGAACAAGATGGCCACTGCCATGCAGGAGGGAGAGTATGACTCAGAGAAACCCCAGCGAGTG CCTCCACCTGTAGAATCTCGAGCTGCTGCTTTGAGAGCTGAGATCACTGATGCTGAGGGACTGGGTCTGAAGTTGGAGGACAGAGAGACTGTTATCAAGGAGCTCAAAAAATCACTGAAAATCAAG GGAGAGGAACTGAGTGAGGCAAATGTGCGTCTGAGTTTGCTGGAGAAGAAACTGGACACATCCACTAAAGATGCAGATGAACGAGTGGAGAAGATCCAAACCAAACTGGACGAGGCTCTGACTCTgctgaagaagaaagagaa gGAGTTTGAGGAGACGATGGATGCTCTCCAGGCTGATATTGATCAGCTGGAGGCAGAGAAAGCGGAACTAAAGCAGAGACTCAGCAGCCAAACACGGGTCGCTGTTGAAGGTGTGCGCGGGTCCCCAGCATCCGGCATCGCTTCCATTGTTACGGGAACTGCAGCAG gaggaGGTATTGTGGGAGGTATATCTGGATCTGTTCAGGTGGTGGATTCTCCGCTCATGAGGCAGCAGATTGACGTCCAGAGACTCGCCATCAAACACTTGAAGAATGAAAACTACAGACTCAag GCTGAGAAGATGAAGGCTCAGCTGGCATCTCTTCCACCTCTCAACACCCCGAACTTGTCTCAGAGAATTAAGGAGGGTGCTCTGACTGAGGGGGCAGCAGGATCTTTGTATCGCAAAACTGACCTGCTCCTCAACAACCTGCTGAAAATGAGTGCAGGGGTCAGGGTTGTGGACATCACCGGAAAAACCCCAG TAAGTGCGAGTGCTCAGCTGTTAGAGCAGATGGCCAGATTGCAGTCTCTCAGTGAAGCTCTGGACAAACTGAag agtgaAGTATCTGAGCACATAGTAAGTCAGCAGTCAGGGGCTCAGGTTTGCTCAGATTTTGCCACATTCCCCTCATCTCCTTTCATCAAG GCCgaggaagagaagaggaggtgtggaacagtgttggTGGGTAAAGTGATGATCCCTTGCTCTCGTGGTAAAGAGCAGGCTCATTCACTCATCCTGACTCACCCTCAGCTCCAGCAAGTTCATCACCTCTTGATGACATAA
- the dctn1a gene encoding dynactin subunit 1a isoform X5, protein MSADGGAKPAKVGSLVEVIGKGQRGTVAYVGATLFASGKWVGVILDEPKGKNDGTVQGKTYFTCKENHGIFVRQSQIQLIEEGGSSATSPDTPESGVSRLPRKEIQETPGKGIKQTGRPSALGSVPDLTENEPATPSQTALGAPIMPQPSGTPGGSSHATSTKAESGISKQEEEALRAQVKDLEEKLETLKMKRAEDKAKLKELEKHKIQLEQLQEWKSKMQEQQNELQKQLKEAKREAKEALEAKERYMEEMADTSDAIEMATLDKEMAEERAESLQQEVEGLKEKVEELTMDLEILKHEIEEKGSDGAASSYHVKQLEEQNSRLKEALVRMRDLSASEKQEHLKLQKQMEKKNSELETLRVQKEKLQEEMKEAEATIDELKEQVDAALGAEEMVETLTGRNLDLEEKVREMRETVSDLEAMNEMNDELQENARETELELREQLDLAGARVREANKRVEAAQETVADYQQTINKYRELTAHLQEVNRELTSQQSASAEQLQQPPTELFDFKIKFAETKAYAKAIEMELRKMEVSQANRHVSLLTSFMPESFLRHGGDHDCVLVLLLIPRLICKAELIIKQAQEKFDLNGNIVDRTGQRGPAGEQQSFATGLVYSLTLLQATLHKYEQALNQCSVEVYKRMGTLFSEMSVHERCLDFFIDLLHKDQLDETVQVEPLTKAIKYYQQLYGIHLAEQTEDCTVQLADHIKFIQSALDCMGAEVGRLRAFLQPGQEGTEFTLLLKDLDTSCGDIRQFCKKIRRRMPGTDAPGIPAALSYPPQVSEVLVDCRKQMARVLAVLQEVAAAGAQTIAPLAEQEGLSSLKLEDLTFKAVEQVYGSHGLNPQECLRQSCSAVIATMNKMATAMQEGEYDSEKPQRVPPPVESRAAALRAEITDAEGLGLKLEDRETVIKELKKSLKIKGEELSEANVRLSLLEKKLDTSTKDADERVEKIQTKLDEALTLLKKKEKEFEETMDALQADIDQLEAEKAELKQRLSSQTRVAVEGVRGSPASGIASIVTGTAAGGGIVGGISGSVQVVDSPLMRQQIDVQRLAIKHLKNENYRLKAEKMKAQLASLPPLNTPNLSQRIKEGALTEGAAGSLYRKTDLLLNNLLKMSAGVRVVDITGKTPVSASAQLLEQMARLQSLSEALDKLKSEVSEHIVSQQSGAQVCSDFATFPSSPFIKAEEEKRRCGTVLVGKVMIPCSRGKEQAHSLILTHPQLQQVHHLLMT, encoded by the exons ATGAGTGCTGATGGAGGAGCAAAACCTGCAAAAGTGGGATCATTGGTAGAGGTGATTGGTAAAGGCCAACGGGGCACTGTCGCATATGTTGGAGCCACTCTCTTCGCCTCTGGGAAATGGGTCGGTGTCATACTTGACGAACCAAAGGGCAAGAATGATGGCACTGTGCAGGGGAAAACATACTTCACCTGCAAAGAGAATCATGGTATTTTCGTACGTCAGTCCCAG ATCCAGTTGATTGAAGAAGGTGGAAGCTCTGCTACATCTCCAGACACACCTGAGTCAGGTGTCTCCAGACTGCCTCGGAAAG AAATTCAAGAAACCCCAGGAAAAGGAATAAAGCAG ACTGGTCGTCCCTCTGCTCTTGGATCTGTTCCTGATTTGACGGAGAATGAGCCTGCTACACCTTCCCAAACTGCACTGGGTGCTCCCATAATGCCACAGCCCAGCGGAACCCCTGGAGGCTCTTCCCATGCAACCTCCACCAAG GCAGAGTCTGGGATTTCCAAACAG gaggaGGAGGCCCTGAGAGCTCAGGTGAAGGACCTGGAGGAGAAACTGGAGACTCTGAAAATGAAGCGAGCTGAAGACAAGGCAAAGCTCAAGGAGCTGGAGAAGCACAAAATTCAACTGGAGCAGTTGCAGGAGTGGAAGAGCAAGATGCAGGAACAGCAGAATGAGCTTCAGAAACAGCTAAAAGAGGCCAAGAGG GAAGCTAAGGAAGCCCTGGAGGCAAAGGAACGTTACATGGAGGAAATGGCAGACACTTCAGACGCTATAGAGATGGCAACACTGGATAAAGAGATGGCGGAAGAGAGGGCTGAGTCTCTGCAACAAGAGGTTGAGGGGTTAAAGGAGAAAGTGGAGGAGTTAACCATGGACCTAGAGATCCTCAAACATGAGATAGAGGAGAAAG GTTCAGATGGGGCAGCGTCTAGTTATCATGTGAAGCAGCTAGAGGAACAGAACAGCCGGCTAAAAGAGGCTCTGGTCAG AATGAGGGATCTATCTGCATCAGAGAAGCAGGAGCATTTGAAACTTCAGAAACAGATGGAGAAGAAGAACTCTGAGCTTGAGACTCTGAGAGTTCAGAAAGAGAAGCTGCAGGAAGAGATGAAAGAGGCTGAAGCCACGATTGATGAGCTGAAAGAGCAG GTGGATGCTGCTCTGGGAGCAGAAGAAATGGTGGAGACTCTGACTGGAAGAAATCTGGATTTGGAggaaaaagtgagagaaatgagagagactGTCAGTGACTTG GAAGCAATGAATGAGATGAATGACGAGCTGCAGGAGAATGCAAGGGAGACTGAGCTGGAGCTCAGGGAGCAGTTGGATCTTGCTGGAGCTCGGGTTCGAGAGGCAAATAAAAGAGTGGAGGCAGCTCAGGAGACTGTGGCAGATTACCAGCAAACTATCAATAAATACAGAGAACTCACTGCTCACCTGCAG GAAGTGAATCGTGAGCTGACCAGTCAGCAGAGTGCTTCAGCAGAGCAGCTGCAACAGCCTCCCACTGAACTCTTCGACTTTAAGATCAAATTTGCTGAAACCAAAGCTTACGCCAAG gcCATAGAGATGGAGCTACGTAAGATGGAGGTATCTCAGGCAAACAGACATGTATCTTTGCTTACCTCCTTTATGCCTGAGTCATTCCTGAGACATGGAGGAGATCATGACTGTGTTTTGGTCCTGCTACTCATCCCCCGACTCATCTGCAAG GCTGAGTTGATCATTAAACAGGCTCAGGAGAAATTTGATCTTAACGGAAATATtgtggacaggacaggacagcgAGGACCAGCTGGAGAACAGCAGAGCTTTGCCACTGGACTTgtttactctctcactctcctacAGGCCACATTGCACAAATATGAGCA GGCTCTAAATCAATGCAGTGTGGAGGTCTATAAGCGAATGGGAACACTGTTCTCTGAGATGAGTGTTCATGAGAGATGTCTAGACTTCTTCATTGATCTTCTTCACAAAGACCAGCTTGATGAAACTGTCCAAGTGGAGCCACTCACCAAGGCCATCAAATACTACCAG CAACTGTATGGCATCCACCTGGCggaacagactgaagactgcaCCGTGCAGCTGGCTGATCATATTAAATTTATCCAGAGCGCTCTGGACTGCATGGGGGCAGAGGTTGGTCGTCTGCGGGCCTTCCTGCAGCCAGGACAGGAAGGGACAGAATTTACCCTTCTACTGAAGGACTTGGACACTTCCTGTGGAGATATACGTCAGTTTTGTAAGAAAATCCGCCGCAGGATGCCTGGCACAGATGCTCCAGGAATTCCTGCAGCACTCAGTTACCCGCCTCAG GTAAGTGAAGTTCTGGTGGACTGTAGGAAGCAGATGGCTAGAGTACTTGCTGTTCTGCAAGAAGTGGCAGCAGCTGGAGCTCAAACGATTGCTCCCCTCGCTGAACAGGAAGGCCTTTCCTCCCTCAAACTGGAGGACCTGACCTTTAAAGCAGTTGAacag GTTTATGGTTCTCACGGTCTGAACCCTCAAGAGTGTCTGCGTCAGTCATGCAGCGCTGTAATAGCAACAATGAACAAGATGGCCACTGCCATGCAGGAGGGAGAGTATGACTCAGAGAAACCCCAGCGAGTG CCTCCACCTGTAGAATCTCGAGCTGCTGCTTTGAGAGCTGAGATCACTGATGCTGAGGGACTGGGTCTGAAGTTGGAGGACAGAGAGACTGTTATCAAGGAGCTCAAAAAATCACTGAAAATCAAG GGAGAGGAACTGAGTGAGGCAAATGTGCGTCTGAGTTTGCTGGAGAAGAAACTGGACACATCCACTAAAGATGCAGATGAACGAGTGGAGAAGATCCAAACCAAACTGGACGAGGCTCTGACTCTgctgaagaagaaagagaa gGAGTTTGAGGAGACGATGGATGCTCTCCAGGCTGATATTGATCAGCTGGAGGCAGAGAAAGCGGAACTAAAGCAGAGACTCAGCAGCCAAACACGGGTCGCTGTTGAAGGTGTGCGCGGGTCCCCAGCATCCGGCATCGCTTCCATTGTTACGGGAACTGCAGCAG gaggaGGTATTGTGGGAGGTATATCTGGATCTGTTCAGGTGGTGGATTCTCCGCTCATGAGGCAGCAGATTGACGTCCAGAGACTCGCCATCAAACACTTGAAGAATGAAAACTACAGACTCAag GCTGAGAAGATGAAGGCTCAGCTGGCATCTCTTCCACCTCTCAACACCCCGAACTTGTCTCAGAGAATTAAGGAGGGTGCTCTGACTGAGGGGGCAGCAGGATCTTTGTATCGCAAAACTGACCTGCTCCTCAACAACCTGCTGAAAATGAGTGCAGGGGTCAGGGTTGTGGACATCACCGGAAAAACCCCAG TAAGTGCGAGTGCTCAGCTGTTAGAGCAGATGGCCAGATTGCAGTCTCTCAGTGAAGCTCTGGACAAACTGAag agtgaAGTATCTGAGCACATAGTAAGTCAGCAGTCAGGGGCTCAGGTTTGCTCAGATTTTGCCACATTCCCCTCATCTCCTTTCATCAAG GCCgaggaagagaagaggaggtgtggaacagtgttggTGGGTAAAGTGATGATCCCTTGCTCTCGTGGTAAAGAGCAGGCTCATTCACTCATCCTGACTCACCCTCAGCTCCAGCAAGTTCATCACCTCTTGATGACATAA